Proteins encoded by one window of Blautia faecicola:
- a CDS encoding class I SAM-dependent methyltransferase, with translation MYDKRPYQPIDQTPSRFLVDNLKLVDISDKPILDVACGYGRNGGYLAKNNHRVVFIDKDIECLRYIKNGGKLSEQGHVDTRNVYALYKNLDEGKLSFPNDSTGGVIDIHYYNPLLIDELIRVLDKGGFFCFESISARGKNVYELPDYHFIKDKLKNFKIISYVERKVNPEELGKSVMKIFAIKQYS, from the coding sequence GTGTATGATAAGAGACCTTATCAACCAATAGATCAAACACCTTCAAGATTCCTGGTTGATAATTTAAAATTGGTAGATATATCGGATAAACCTATTCTGGATGTTGCTTGCGGATATGGAAGAAATGGAGGATACTTGGCAAAAAACAATCATAGAGTTGTGTTTATAGATAAAGATATTGAGTGCTTGAGATATATCAAAAATGGTGGAAAGCTAAGTGAGCAAGGGCACGTGGATACAAGAAATGTCTATGCGTTATATAAGAATCTCGATGAGGGGAAACTTTCTTTTCCGAATGATTCAACAGGCGGAGTGATAGATATACACTATTATAATCCGTTGTTGATCGATGAATTAATAAGAGTATTAGATAAGGGTGGATTTTTTTGTTTTGAATCAATCAGTGCAAGAGGGAAAAATGTTTACGAATTACCAGACTACCACTTTATTAAAGACAAGTTGAAAAATTTCAAAATTATAAGCTATGTTGAGAGAAAAGTTAATCCAGAGGAACTTGGCAAATCGGTAATGAAGATTTTTGCAATAAAACAATATAGTTGA
- a CDS encoding 3-deoxy-7-phosphoheptulonate synthase — protein sequence MEMDMEFLRKLPTPKELKEQFPVSEKIAAIKEDRDRQIREIFEGKDDRLLLIIGPCSADNEDAVIDYISRLRTVQDKVADKIFMIPRIYTNKPRTIGMGYKGMLHQPDPEKKEDMLKGIIAIRDLHTRAVNETGFTCADEMLYPENHRYLSDLLSYVAIGARSVEDQQHRLTASGVGIPAGMKNPTGGDISVMMNSIIAAQHGHMFLYRGWEVKTPGNPYAHAILRGYVDKFGRNMPNYHYEDLQNLLEHYQEVNESAQTKLVNPAVIVDTNHSNSGKRFAEQIRISKDVMHSCKVSEDVHKLVKGLMIESYIEDGAQKVSEHCYGKSITDPCLGWEKTEKLIYELAELW from the coding sequence ATGGAAATGGATATGGAATTCTTACGGAAACTACCAACCCCGAAGGAGTTAAAAGAACAGTTTCCGGTAAGTGAAAAAATAGCAGCAATCAAAGAGGATCGCGACAGACAGATCCGGGAAATCTTCGAGGGAAAAGATGACCGACTTCTGCTGATCATCGGACCTTGCTCCGCGGACAATGAAGATGCGGTAATTGATTACATCAGTCGGCTTCGTACCGTACAGGATAAGGTCGCAGATAAGATTTTTATGATTCCGCGTATCTATACAAACAAACCGAGAACGATCGGCATGGGCTATAAGGGAATGTTGCACCAGCCGGATCCGGAGAAAAAAGAAGATATGTTAAAGGGTATCATCGCGATCCGCGATCTGCACACCAGAGCGGTCAACGAGACCGGTTTTACCTGTGCAGATGAGATGCTGTATCCGGAGAACCACAGATATTTATCCGATCTGTTATCTTACGTTGCCATCGGTGCCCGTTCCGTCGAAGACCAGCAGCACCGTCTGACCGCCAGCGGCGTCGGCATCCCGGCAGGTATGAAGAACCCAACCGGCGGAGATATCTCCGTTATGATGAACTCCATCATCGCCGCACAGCACGGTCACATGTTCCTGTACCGTGGATGGGAAGTAAAAACTCCTGGTAACCCTTATGCACATGCGATTCTTCGTGGTTATGTAGACAAATTCGGAAGAAATATGCCAAACTACCATTACGAGGACCTGCAAAATCTTCTGGAACATTATCAGGAAGTCAATGAGTCCGCGCAGACAAAACTGGTCAACCCGGCTGTCATCGTAGACACCAACCACTCCAACTCCGGCAAACGCTTCGCAGAACAGATCCGTATCAGTAAGGATGTTATGCACAGCTGCAAGGTTTCGGAGGATGTTCACAAACTGGTGAAGGGACTGATGATCGAGAGTTATATCGAAGACGGCGCTCAGAAGGTGAGTGAGCACTGCTATGGAAAATCGATTACGGATCCTTGCCTGGGTTGGGAGAAAACCGAGAAACTGATTTATGAACTGGCGGAGCTTTGGTAA
- the feoB gene encoding ferrous iron transport protein B: protein MTLRDLPVGKTATIRSVGGEGALRQHFLDMGLIPQGEVTVVKYAPMGDPVELRIHSYELTLRLADAEKIEIENIRDAGQVKPEKKERTVIPHPGLGEGGKYHEKETEHPLPDTEVLTFALAGNQNCGKTTLFNQLTGSSQHVGNFPGVTVDRKDGTIRGKENTLVTDLPGIYSMSPYSSEEIVTRNFVLNEHPKGIINIVDATNIERNLYLTMQLMELDIPMVLALNMMDEVRENGGSILVNQMEEMLGIPVVPISAAKNEGIDELVAHALHVAKYQERPKEIDYCDANEDGGAVHRCLHAIMHLIEDHAKAAQIPVRFAAAKLAEGDTLILEALKLDQNEKEMLEHIVKQMETERGLDRAAAIAHMRFDFIENICDETVVKPRESKEHLRSVKIDKILTGKYTAIPCFIAIMGLVFFLTFGVIGAFLQNILEVSIDALGGLVDQWMGAANVNSVLRSLVMDGIFTGVGSVLSFLPIIVTLFFFLSMLEDSGYMARVAFVMDKLLRKIGLSGRSIVPMLVGFGCTVPGVMASRTLPSERDRKMTILLTPFMSCSAKLPIYAFFAAAFFPKHSALVMIALYFGGILMGILMALVFRGTLFKGNAVPFVMELPNYRMPGAKNVGHLLWDKAKDFLQRAFTVIFMATLVIWFLQTFDSHLNIVSDSQESILATVASVIAPVFAPMGFGDWRISTALITGFMAKESVVSTLSVLFGQTSALLGCITPVSAAGLLVFCLLYTPCVAAIASIKRELGGKWAAGVVIGQCVIAWVAAFVVYLVGSAIV, encoded by the coding sequence ATGACATTAAGAGATTTACCGGTAGGAAAGACAGCAACGATTCGCTCGGTAGGCGGAGAAGGGGCGCTGCGTCAGCATTTTCTGGATATGGGACTGATCCCACAGGGAGAGGTAACAGTAGTAAAGTACGCTCCCATGGGAGATCCGGTGGAACTGCGGATTCACAGTTATGAACTGACACTGCGTCTTGCAGATGCGGAGAAAATCGAGATTGAAAATATACGGGATGCCGGACAGGTAAAACCGGAAAAAAAAGAACGAACAGTAATCCCCCATCCGGGACTTGGAGAGGGTGGTAAATATCATGAGAAGGAAACGGAACATCCTTTGCCGGATACAGAGGTGCTGACATTTGCACTTGCAGGGAATCAGAACTGTGGAAAAACCACACTGTTTAATCAGCTGACCGGATCCAGTCAGCATGTGGGTAACTTTCCGGGAGTAACGGTGGACCGAAAAGATGGAACTATCCGGGGAAAAGAAAACACACTGGTGACCGATCTTCCGGGAATCTATTCCATGTCCCCATATTCCAGTGAGGAGATCGTTACAAGAAATTTTGTGCTGAATGAACATCCGAAAGGAATCATCAACATTGTGGATGCTACCAATATTGAGCGGAATCTGTATCTGACCATGCAGCTGATGGAGCTGGATATTCCGATGGTGCTTGCTTTGAATATGATGGATGAGGTACGGGAAAACGGCGGATCGATTCTGGTCAACCAGATGGAAGAGATGCTGGGGATACCTGTGGTTCCTATTTCGGCGGCGAAGAATGAAGGTATTGATGAACTGGTAGCCCATGCTCTGCATGTGGCAAAATATCAGGAACGGCCAAAGGAGATAGATTACTGTGATGCCAATGAAGATGGTGGTGCGGTACATAGATGTCTGCATGCGATCATGCATCTGATCGAAGATCATGCAAAGGCAGCACAGATACCTGTCCGTTTTGCGGCGGCGAAGCTGGCAGAAGGGGATACGCTGATTCTCGAGGCATTGAAACTGGATCAGAATGAAAAAGAGATGCTGGAGCATATCGTGAAACAGATGGAAACAGAGCGTGGTCTTGACCGGGCGGCGGCAATTGCGCACATGCGATTTGATTTCATTGAAAATATCTGCGATGAGACAGTGGTCAAACCACGGGAGAGTAAAGAGCATCTGCGAAGTGTGAAGATCGATAAGATACTCACCGGAAAATACACGGCGATTCCGTGTTTTATCGCGATCATGGGGCTGGTATTTTTCCTGACTTTTGGAGTGATCGGTGCTTTTTTACAGAATATCCTGGAAGTAAGTATCGATGCGCTGGGAGGTCTGGTGGATCAGTGGATGGGGGCAGCGAATGTCAACAGTGTCCTTCGGTCTCTGGTAATGGATGGAATCTTTACCGGCGTGGGAAGTGTCCTGAGTTTCCTGCCGATCATCGTTACACTGTTTTTCTTTTTATCTATGCTGGAAGACAGCGGATATATGGCAAGGGTGGCTTTTGTGATGGATAAGCTGCTCAGAAAGATCGGACTTTCCGGAAGAAGTATCGTACCGATGCTGGTAGGTTTTGGATGTACAGTACCGGGAGTTATGGCGAGCAGAACGTTGCCTTCAGAACGTGACCGTAAGATGACGATTCTTCTGACACCGTTTATGAGTTGTTCGGCAAAGCTTCCCATCTATGCTTTTTTTGCGGCGGCATTTTTCCCGAAGCATAGCGCACTGGTGATGATCGCTTTGTATTTTGGCGGTATTCTGATGGGTATCCTGATGGCACTGGTATTCCGTGGGACTCTTTTTAAAGGCAATGCTGTACCGTTCGTGATGGAACTGCCCAATTACCGGATGCCGGGAGCCAAGAATGTGGGACACCTTCTGTGGGATAAGGCAAAAGACTTTCTGCAGCGTGCATTTACCGTGATTTTTATGGCGACACTGGTAATCTGGTTCTTACAGACCTTTGACAGTCACCTGAACATCGTCAGCGATTCGCAGGAGAGTATTCTGGCGACGGTGGCCAGTGTGATCGCGCCGGTATTTGCACCGATGGGATTTGGCGACTGGAGGATATCCACGGCGCTGATCACCGGATTCATGGCAAAAGAGAGTGTGGTATCTACGTTATCCGTTCTTTTCGGGCAGACTTCGGCGCTGCTTGGCTGTATCACACCGGTATCCGCAGCCGGTCTTCTGGTGTTCTGCCTTTTGTATACACCGTGTGTTGCGGCGATTGCTTCTATTAAAAGGGAGCTTGGCGGCAAATGGGCAGCCGGTGTGGTGATCGGCCAGTGTGTGATCGCATGGGTGGCAGCGTTTGTGGTTTATCTTGTGGGAAGTGCGATTGTGTAA
- a CDS encoding DMT family transporter produces the protein MKKTQLKNSLLLLLTATIWGVAFVAQSVGMDHVGPFTFNAIRSIIGGIVLIPCIFFLDHRKSAQKEELPSPQQQVEQTGTLILGGVCCGILLALASSFQQMGIQYTTVGRAGFITACYIVIVPILGHFFLSKKCGATIWIAVALALAGLYLLCITDGFSVGKGDLLVMVCSLLFSLHILVIDYFSPKVDGVKMSCIQFFVCGFLCAIPAVFTEPIVLADIFAAWAPILYAGVMSCGVAYTLQIIGQKDMNPTVASLILSLESCISVLAGWILLNQKLSARELSGCVLMFAAIILAQLPSGKKA, from the coding sequence ATGAAAAAGACACAGCTTAAAAATTCTCTGCTTCTGCTGCTGACAGCCACCATCTGGGGTGTGGCTTTCGTAGCCCAGAGCGTTGGTATGGATCACGTGGGTCCGTTTACTTTCAACGCTATTCGAAGCATCATCGGAGGAATCGTCCTGATTCCATGCATTTTCTTTCTGGATCACAGAAAATCTGCCCAAAAAGAGGAACTGCCATCGCCTCAACAACAGGTAGAACAGACCGGTACACTGATTCTCGGCGGTGTCTGCTGCGGTATTCTTCTGGCACTTGCCAGCAGTTTTCAGCAGATGGGCATCCAGTATACAACGGTCGGACGTGCAGGATTTATCACTGCCTGCTATATTGTTATCGTTCCGATTCTTGGCCATTTCTTTCTGAGTAAAAAATGCGGCGCCACCATCTGGATCGCTGTTGCACTTGCACTGGCAGGACTGTATCTGCTTTGCATCACAGACGGTTTTTCCGTTGGAAAAGGGGATCTGCTGGTCATGGTATGTTCCCTGCTGTTTTCCTTACATATTCTGGTAATCGACTATTTTTCGCCCAAGGTTGACGGTGTGAAAATGTCCTGTATCCAGTTTTTTGTCTGCGGATTCTTATGTGCGATCCCGGCTGTCTTTACGGAACCTATCGTATTGGCAGATATCTTTGCCGCCTGGGCACCGATTCTTTATGCCGGTGTGATGTCCTGCGGTGTTGCGTACACCCTGCAGATCATCGGACAGAAAGATATGAACCCGACTGTGGCTTCTCTGATCTTAAGTCTGGAATCCTGCATCTCGGTACTGGCAGGCTGGATCCTTCTGAATCAGAAGCTTTCTGCACGGGAGTTATCAGGATGTGTGCTGATGTTTGCAGCGATCATTCTGGCACAGCTTCCCTCCGGGAAAAAAGCATAA
- the hxsD gene encoding His-Xaa-Ser system protein HxsD: MRQLKYNRELYSKIALIKSAYNFTDRAYIHLDADRDYYYVSLSKKEGKQEVTDEEFENEILAQSARHEIYLQTKNIRELMLARAVATSVVAAGDEELESDSEIAQEFSEDEILKDWFDADE; encoded by the coding sequence ATGAGACAACTAAAATATAATAGGGAACTTTATTCGAAAATTGCACTTATAAAGAGTGCCTATAATTTTACAGATAGAGCCTATATACATCTTGATGCTGATAGAGATTATTATTATGTTTCGTTAAGTAAAAAAGAGGGAAAGCAGGAAGTCACTGACGAAGAATTTGAAAATGAAATTTTAGCGCAGAGTGCTCGTCATGAAATTTATTTGCAAACCAAAAATATACGTGAGCTTATGCTTGCCAGGGCAGTCGCAACAAGTGTGGTTGCAGCAGGAGATGAAGAGTTAGAATCCGATAGTGAGATTGCACAGGAATTTAGTGAAGATGAAATATTAAAGGATTGGTTTGATGCTGATGAATAA
- a CDS encoding HxsD-like protein — protein sequence MDIYSVENIKKTCNAYKDFARIKIKRNYNYMELTFDRCKYDTDITIKEFENYLINIENMKK from the coding sequence ATGGATATTTATTCTGTAGAGAATATAAAGAAAACGTGCAATGCATATAAAGATTTTGCAAGAATCAAGATTAAGAGAAATTATAATTATATGGAACTGACTTTTGATAGATGCAAGTATGATACAGATATTACGATAAAAGAATTTGAAAATTATTTGATTAATATAGAGAATATGAAAAAATGA